The genomic segment CAAATCTAAATAGGTCATCTACAAAAATACAGTTTTCAACATTGTATCTTTCCAACAAATGTAGCAGTTATAGTTATAGTATACCACGttataatgcattttttttctcgtttttattttataaaatgtgACCTATATAATACAAttttcatacatatatatataataaaagcTATATAATTATGGCCTGGCTCATACGAGGTGTGTTGTCCTGTGTAGGCTAGACAAGGCAGCGCCTAGAATGAGCCCCTCTCTCGCCATTGTTTTAACATCCCTGAACAAAACGCCTTCCGCAGGCCGGCGTAACACGACAGGCCCCCGTAGGGCCCTGGAGGCCCCCCTAGGGCCCCGGAGAGGCCCCCGGAGGGCCCTAGGGACCCCTGCAGCGGAGGTCCATGTAATAACTTACATTCACTTTAGAACACAACTGGAAGtgacaaaataaaaacaggtGGGAAGGGAGAGCACTGCCGTCGGAGAGCCGTCCAGGTGCCCTCGAGAACCCAATCCGTTTAGGACGGTGTGTTCAGAGAGCCAGTGAGGCCACCGCCTCGGAATGGGATCCCAACACTAGGCAGGTTTTACCAAATTAATTTTGGGCTGAGAGTTTtaggaaagagggggggagggggcggcgtgttatccccatggttacgaccccaCGCCAACTTTTTTATACTTAACTTTAGAATTAGCGATGTTGTATATTCAATCCGCCACACGACCGTAGCGGTACACCACAAGTGTCTGggaattacaattagggcatttagcagacgcaaaATGCTGGAGACTCTATCCAAAGCAAAATGCTGTTGGAGACtccatccaaagcgacttacatcggttgatacacacattgacacaccgatggcagagtcaaccatgcaaggcgacagccagctcgtcaggagcagttagggttaagtgtcttgctcaaggacacatcaacactcagctaggaggagctggggatcgaactagcaacctttcggttacaagacaactgctctacctcctgggaAGCCTAACCCTCACTCGGACGCAGACACTGAAAACATCGCTGCTCACACGGAGCCTCACCATCCACACAGACCGtggcgtttctgtgtgtgtccgggAAGTTTAACTTTCTCTGGACGGGCGCGGTAACCAGcggcccagacagagctccacacagctTTGGGTtctgggttcactggctctttaagggTCTACTCTCAGTCCTAGCACACAACCTCTTGggatgtttctttttttaaatggaacAAATTTCAGGTCACCAGGCAAATACATCGTGGAGGAAATAAATAGCAAaggtaaaacacaaacacgagAAAATAAAACCATAAAATGGATACATACTAAAGAGTAATAAAGCGTGTTTCGTTGTGTTCGTTTAAACTCTTATCAACCAGACCATGATTAGCGAGGTCAACCCCTCCCATATACACTTGACATCTGGGAACCTTAAATTGCATAATGTGAGAAGGATGGCCAATTTTCTATACTTCTATTTAACAAATAAacggtgtgtatgcatgtgtgtgcattatatAAATCTGAGACTTGATAGTAGCAACTAAATTATCGCAATACAGTAAAAACCACAAAATCGAAGCGGCTTAACAGAGCGTCCTAACACACAGAGTAAGCCTTACATTAATGTCGTTCTGGTTGTGCCTCAGCTGTAAGTGTGATTAAAGGAATAGCACTGTTAGTGATGTTCTCGTCGTTTTCTAAACTCTTCTTCGTTTATACATACACGTTTCTTTAGGCACTTCTAACATTCAAAGGAAAAACTAAAGGAACAATCAACTCAGTTACGTAGCGAGTAAAAGCACACCAGCCAGCCAAACATGAACGTAGGTCTACTTTAACTAAATCTCAATACCACTTGTGATTACATTAAGGGTTTTCCGACCACACGCGTACGTCGGGAAACGGTCCGTCTATCAGTCTATGCGGCGACACAATCTAGGGCTATTGCCACACATGTTGCTTAGTATATGTTTTGAATTGACTCTTAACTTAACTGCCATGTCTTATTGCTGGGAAGCGGATTAAATAGTTCAACAGGTCTATCTAGTCGCCTCTGAACAGACACGTATGCAAGGCCAAGGCACGCCAGCAGGTGGAGCACTGATGCTGTTGTTGTGCGAGCAGCGCGTCAGAAGAAGAACAGAACATGGGCCTGCCTCAGGGGGTATTCATGGGGATAAAAAGCCATGAGGAAAATGTTCAAGAGCATGTAGGCTTTACACTCTGGGGATAACAATCAGAATTATGTTTCAACTTTTCTCTAAAAATgtcaccctttttttttttttcgtgtgcACCAAACCCAAACATCCTAGTGGACAGTCTGTCAGAAAGAAACAGTTGTAAGCATGAGACacctttttagttttttttgcatttgacACTAAaagatattaaaaaaacaagagaAATATCAATATGGATTCCGTTAGTACGGGTACGTGACACACCACCCGGACACCGGGGCGGTACCGCGGGGGTTTAGCTGTTCCTCGTACAGGTGAGGACGCACCGGGTGGTCGTCAGGGGCGGTCGTCAGGGGCGGTCGTCAGGGGCGGTCGTCAGGGGCGGTCGTCAGGGGCGGTCGTCGGGGGGGCGGTCGTCGGGGTGGTCGTCGGGGCGGTCGACGTGGTGACCAGGGATCAGCGTGCGGTCGTCGGGGTGGTCGTCATGGTAACCAGGTCTCAGCGTGTTGTCATCGTGGCAGTCGTCGGGGCGGTCGTCATGGTTACCAGGTGTCAGCGTGCAGCCTGCGGGGCGGTCGTCGTGGTGACCAGGTGTCAGCGTGCGGTCTGCGGTGAGGGGGCGGGGTGCTCGTGGTATTTACAGAGGGGCTCCAGGGCTGCTTGGCACTCGCTCCGCCCCCAACGCGTTACTTGAGGATGATCTGTTGGAGGGTAAACACACGTCACTCGATGGGGCCGAGCACACAGGCGTTCAGGTTACCATGCCGATATGATCATGATGTCACACATGAAGAGGTCACCAGGTCGTCAGAGTAACGCTGTTAACGGCATCGTGTCCGGTTTCTATTTTCTGTCACGAGAGGCTGTACCCAGGAGGGCTGTTTTCTTTACAGATTAATTGATAACTAATGATCTTTACAAATGGAATGCTATTTTCATTGGTAAATCGGGTCATTTTGAAGGATTGGTGGAGTGGGCAGTGCGCACTTTACATAACGTCACACAGAAGAGGCTTCTATCAAACACCACTGATAAAAGAATCACAGTTAGTCTCTCTGCTATTAGGTTGACGGCATCTTTGTcgttattgttgttgtgttctaTAGGAGTTATGGTCAGGGGTCAAGACCtctttgttgttattgttgttgtgttctaCAGGGGTTATGGTCAGGGGTCAAGACCtctttgttgttattgttgttgtgttctaTAGGGGTTATGGTCAGGGGTCAAGACCtctttgttgttattgttgttgtgttctataggggttagggtcaggggtcaagacccctttgttgttattgttgttgtgttctaTAGGGGTTATGGTCAGGGGTCAAGACCtctttgttgttattgttgttgtgttctaTAGGGGTTATGGTCAGGGGTCAAGACCtctttgttgttattgttgttgtgttctataggggttagggtcaggggtcaagacccctttgttgttattgttgttgtgttctataggggttagggtcagagcaGGTAGAGGCTAATCTCAACCTACAGAAAAAGCAGTTTTCCTTCGCGACGTTTGTTGTTAtgagtgtttttttattgtctaCTATCTGTCTGACTACTGGTCCCAGATCTGTCTGACCGCTGGTCCCAGATCTGTCTGACCGCTGGTCCCAGATCTGTCTGACTGCTGGTCCCAGATCTGTCTGACCGCTGGTCCCAGATCTGTCTGACTACTGGTCCCAGATCTGTCTGACCACTGGTCCCAGATCTGTCTGACTACTGGTCCCAGATCTGTCTGACCGCGGGTCCCAGATCTGCTGCTGACCAGCCTGTGACCCGTGGTCACAGGCTGGTTCTGAACCGCTGTCTGGTTCTGGACCAGCCTGGACCGCTGTCTGGTTCTGGACCAGTCTGGATCGCTGTCTGGTTCTGGACCAGTCTGGATCGCTGTCTGGTTCTGGACCAGTCTGGACCACTGTCTGGTTCTGGACCAGTCTGGACCACTGTCTGGTTCTGGACCAGTCTGTACCCCTGTCTGGTTCTGCTGCTCAGCCCGTCTGGCCCGGCGGACTCACACTGAGCCTGACCGGGGATTGGAGCGGCCCGAGTCTGTCCCCGCTGACAGCCGGGTCACAGCGTGGTCactactgtgcgtgtgtgtgtgtgtgtgtgtgtgtgtgtgtgtgtctaaactcCTCAACTGCTGCCCGGCTACAGGCCCtgatttgttgttgtgtgtgtctgttgtgcgtCTGAATGCGGGAGTGTGTGCGGAGTGCGCTCCCACACTACAGCTGCCTCTGTGGGCTCTGCCCGGTGCCGCGGCGACGCATCGCCATGGGAACCCTCCtgggtgttgttttgtgttgtggaTACGGCGCGCATCGCCTCACATTGTTGTCGTTTGGAGCCACGCCCGGTTCTCCCGCCCACGCCTGTGgcatgaggggggaggggcagccAACCAGGGGCATTGTGGGAGTTGTAGGCCGGGAGCCGGCTGAGCGACGGGGTCTGGAGTGCGGCCGGCTGTTGTgtcatgttgtgtgttgtgttgtgttgtgtcgtgttgtgtGTTGCGTTGTTTTGTGAGTTTATTACAAGCTATTCTCCCTGAGCTGTCGCCTCTGCTCCAtttttatcatttaaaatttaatttcattaaatgacccaattttttattttaagtttatATTATTGTTGGTAATCTATGTTGTTGCCCGTTTCTTGGACGATCCCTCGTTACCGTGGTGATCTAGCGGTTAGCGAGGTGCAGCCGAACAGCCAGTGCATTCATAAATCAATACGTTCAATGATCAAAACACAAcattataaacaataaacacatgGTGGCAAACAATAAGATATAGTCATATGTGGTATGGAAGAAAAACCCAAACATAAATGTCACATAAATATAAGGTGTCAGAGATCCATGGGCCAACATACACCTAACCCTACTGACAGACGCACACTTCCCTCTCCTAACCAAAGCAGAGTTCTGACTCCATGTTGAACGAAGAACACTAACGTATGAACAAAGAAAAAGCAGAAACCAtgcaccaaaacaaaacaaaacaaaacaaaaaaaggatcGCAAAACACAACGACTCTATGCAGATGATGGATCTGTAAATAAGTGCTTGCTGCCGGCCACAAAACAACCACACTAAAATACTAAATTCTAATtagaatggaggaggaggaggaagaggaggaggaggaggaggaggcctgaagtaggtacccccccccccccccccccccctccctgacttAATGAAGAGCACTTATTTAGAGTCCAAGGATTCATGGAGAggaagctttaaaaaaaaaaaaaaaaaaaaagagcaaaccTGATTggccgctgctgccgctgcgtaggggctggaggtgggggCGTTGGCTGCAGAGACAGTAGCGGGAGCAGCACTGTACATCATGGGGACTGTCAGGGGAGGGGGCAccatggaagcaatggagagggaggggcagcGTTACGGTAACCATAGGGACGGCGCTCTCAACGTCCCACGCTTACGAAACACAAGAGCGGCGCTATTAGCGGCGGACCGGTCGCTTCCGGTCGGAACCAGCAGGTGGCATGcgatcacacacacgcgcacacacacacacacacacacacacacattcaaacacataggggcgcacgcacacgcacacacacacacacacacacacacacacattcaaacacataggggcgcacgcacacgcacacaggtgcagatacacatatgtacacacacacgggcgcacacacacacacacacacacacaaacacgctcacatacacaggcgcagacacacacatggactggacacacacatacacacattggcacacgcacacacaccggcacacacgCAGCAAAGCCACAGGGCATAAAGGCGTGGAGGCGTAGACGAGTAGCCTATAGAGATGACGGCACACCACAGAGGATAGCTAACAGCTCAACTCCACAGCTCACACGGGCTACATATGGAGCTTATACTGGAGCTATAAGGTCATGGatgttcatatttttttatgttatttggtgtcgtcacttttttttttgagaaCTGAATCTATTCCTCCAGATTGGAATGATCATCACATTCAGAATATCTTAATcttaatttgttatttttttaagaggTTACAGAGGGGAGACATATGGAAACAGTTTAACATGTGATCATAGTTACTGCTTCAGAATAAAAGGGGTTCAAACTATTTCTACGACATATACATGCATCGTGTTGTCATATTAAATGTACACCTCTCTCAGTCATTCCCTATTCCCCATTGAAGCACACCCCTTGTGTAAATCACTAATAGGCTCAAAAggcaaaacaacaaaacattgACATTTTGACACAGCAGAAGGAGAGAATACAAGCATGCAACTCTAACACTCACTTCCAGACATGTtagaacagagaggagacaaaAAGTGCAGGGGACCTACCAACACTGGTAGCAGGAGCCATGCAAAACACAGACCCTGTGAGATGGCGTGATGAGAACACAGGTTAGGTCCGGACGCATCCATCAAGCATGGTGAACACACAACACTGGCATACAGAGTGAGAGTGGCTCAAGTTTCTCCGGTTAAAATCAAAACGCCGACTGCGCAATAGTGCACAGTGTACTGAAGCGCCACGGTGTAATTGAAGAGGGGGCGAGGGGTGCATTATGTCAATACAAAAAAGGAACtggcatgctgggatacagcgCTGCAGAATCACTGGCTGCAGCCCCTACGAGTGCGCATGGGTGAGGGGTCAGCGACAGGGCCAGTGTATCTAGTGTTGTTGAGGACTCGAAGCAGCAGGAATTCTGTGTTGACAGAGTGGGCTTTACGTGTGGATTTCACGGCTCACGTCTTCCTACGAGGTAAAGAGTCGAGATCGAGGATTGGAAACACATGCCCCCTTTTATAAAAAGGGCCGCCGACATCCTGATAAGCCAAGAGTTATTGCCGGGGAAATCCTGCTACCTATCATGGGTTAGCACTCAACAACAAGCCCTTATTATTCACGGGCTACACCGTGACAGGCAGGCCTACAGAGAGCTCCGTAGCGGGCGCGGGCTGGCCTCACCTGTGGGGAAGTAGGTGGGCTGTTGGAGGTGCGCGTTGGCCAGGGCCTGCTGATAGTGCAAGAAGCTGGGGTTGAGGAGGTGGCTGGCCCCGTTGCTCTTCTCCAGAGCTTGTCTCTTTGGTAGGGTGTGCAGCATGCTGTGGGGGAAGGCCtggtgagagacacacagcggCACTCAGTGGGGTGCTGTGGGCGGGTCTGCGTCAGTATCAGAGCTGCATGCACGCTATCGTTTACACACTACACACGGGTCCCCGTGGGATAAGAGAACAGTACGACTATAGGCTAAGGATAGCAATGGGTGACCGTACTACAAGGagtaacaaaaacaacaattacAACACTTTAACCAAGTACATTTAAAGGTAATCAAATCATATCATAGGCAGTAAATAATAGGCCTAAAGGTGATTATGATAttatgcacaaatacacaaatagatGAGTTCTAGGAAGGGGGTTCACCCAACGTAACCAAATCATACGTTATCACAGTATAATCGTAGCTCCATGCAAAGCAAAAGGTCAAAGTACCAGGTCTAACGTAGCCTCGAGGGGTCGCTTCATTGCTTTGGCAGTCGACTGAGTCTTAATAGCAGGCAGCGAGCACATGATGGCAGTGGGCCAATGGGAGTCAAGCGTATTAACATACAGGTAACAGCAAGCAGAGGTGCATCATGGGGGACAGCATTGCATTGTGGAGGATAGgtgagaaggaaaaaaaacaaaacaaaacaaatctgATTGTGGTGTACCACGTAAATATGCATGCACAGTAACGTGGCCGACTCACGGCGCTCACTACAGTCTAACGGCTGATCTAGGAACAGTCTGGGCTGGCTACTCATCGCTAGAACAATGCTAGGGCTACAGAGGGTAGGCTATGTTAAAGGCAGTCTGATCGGTGCTATCATTGATGGCATTAACATTAGTTGATCAGTTGTTGTTaatcataataaaaaaataactagcTCTTCTACAGCAATGCTAAGACAGGTATAACATCAGTGATATATATGCAttgtcaaaatgtattgtaacaCAGTGGTAAATATTGTAAGGTAAGCATGTTATTCGACATAAACAGCTTGGTTTTAATGAGGGAGCTATCTGATGAACAGGCTAACCGACCAGGGTGGTGTACTCATCCCTGATCCCAAAGCACGGAATGTGGAGCTCTGTTACAGTGGCCAATTTGTCCATACCCTACCACTATGGTGTGTAATATTGGTATTATTATgggttattatattattattagacaGAGAAGCGAAAACCTGTTATTATAGGCTGGGGATCAtgcaaaacaataaataaaaagggtGAGACAATGTAAATGAGGGATTAAAACAAAGCCAAGGGTACGAATGGAGTTGTGGGATATAACAACGACGTAAAATGGTGGCTATTAATGCAGTCCATGGACATGCGAGGCGTCTATGAAAGTTACGGCTTCTGGGTGAAAACAGCTTGTTGCCGATGGATAACAAGCTAGCTAGAGGATAGCTTTCAGAGAGCATGGGTGCAATGGGAAAAGGTAAATGTATCATGATAAACGGGGCCTGTGGCATAATTAAGTTTGGGACATTTTAAACGAGCACTAAATGATTACCCTTACCCGTACCTGTTGAATAGGGAGAAACGGCCAGCTGGTTCAGTCTGGTTCAACGCGGGCATGAACCTGCTTTCAGCTATTTTTCAGTTAACTACAGGCCCAGGCTGGTTAATTAACTACCGGGTATTGGACCAGCAACCCCAGCCCTTATGATCACAGTAGTAATCTAAGAATCGTACGTAAATCGCCCTGGCAGCGCAGAGGCCTTTAATATCAGTGATGATGTATACTCTATGTTATTATACTCTATGTTATTATAGGTCACGACAGGCGACCGAGCTAAGGGGTAATTAGTCGAGGGTTACAGGTCAAAGGTACGTTACCAAGCCGTGTTAATAGCGATAGACACTACAGCAGTGCTCCACATTCTATGGGGACGTCAGGGGATGGACACGACACCGTGGTCCGTCAGCAAGCACCAGGGAGACATTTACTGCCAAAGCTCCGACTAGGACAGGTCTACAGTCTGGTCTGAGTGCAGGTACAGGTACAGGTGAGTGTGTCCGTCTTACCATGGCCGCCACGGCCGCTGCCTGCGCCACCACGGCCGCCTGGTTGACCTGCTGCTGGCCAGACTTGATTTTGGCCTGTAAGTGTGCAGGAGGGTGGAAATACTTGCACTTCTCCCGGGAGCATCGGCTCTTGATGTAGTCCATGCACACGGTGACCGTGTTGTCGCTGGTGTCGATCATGGGGCTGTCGCCCGGGTGGGCGAAGCGGCAGTCCGTCTCGCCCCGCGCACAGTTCCCCCGCTGGAACTCTCGGCACACCTGGGgagcgagcggggggggggggggcagaggtcaCACAAGGTCACGGGGGTTTGGAGGGGCTGCAGCACCGTGTACGGGGAGTCAGTAGAAAACGGTCCTTGTTTACACGCCTTGTTTAGGGTCGCTCTTCAAAAAGGGGATCTGAAAACGCTTGAGGGATCGAGAAGCTAAGGGCGATGTTTCCTTTGTCCAAACAAGCGGCAGCTGTTTGTGCCAGAGATGTAGACACCAGTGTACACTACACACAATCTAGACTGGAAGAGTCTCTCACGGAAGCGTTGTCGAGTCAGTCACGTGGCTAGCCTAAGAAACACCGGTCGTCAACCGATATAAAGCAAGAGGGCGTCGTATACGATCCACCTGAATCGCCGCGCTGTGCATAATTTTCTCACGATTTTACGACTCCTAGACCATGCATTTGGTAGAAATTAGCATTATCCGTTGTGGTATTATCCGGAGCACTTCAAACTGGTACCCCATGGTAGCTACGGCGCCGCCCGTTCTCAGAGAGCAGTAAGCCACACACCACCTCCGGTGATTTGCTGGGCTCCTCTGATGCAGATGTTGTACACCAGTTGATAGCTAGATAACAATATGGCAGCGCCGGCATTACATGCTTGCATGTCAGAGCTCTTCTAGTGCGTGCGCTGATGGCTGGGCCAAGGTCTGATAGTCTAAGGAAGTACGCCTTATGTCCTTTCCCAACCGCTCTTCCTTGACCTCGATGGATGACGTCACTAGGTCAAGGAAAGACGTGAAGGACGATTCATAAGGGCTTCGGAAGAGACATGATCATCCGAGTGCCCCCAAACTAGGCTACGTCATGATGCACCGCTGGATGTGGACGTGGGTCTGCTGTGGTGACGCAAATGAAAATGTGACCAAAAAGGGCTCTTAGATACTCTGTCACTTAGATACTCTGTGCGTTCTTACTGCGTCGTTTCAAACTCCTTACCAAGGTTAGAAtcgaaataaaaaaaggaaccagTCACAAAAGTGAAACCAAATGGTTGCTACATTATTAATGGCatcacaccctcaccctcctgTCCATTCAGGTATCGACAAGAGCCCTAATTAGTATGATTGTATGAAAATAATTGTCGGTCAGGTTGATCATTCGTTGTCGTGAACGGCCAAATGGTGCCGAATCGCTTTAATCGTTACTGCGCAAGGAATGGTAGCACGGCACTCTCTCCTTTCATAGAGGATTGTCCAGTGTACCCTACGCTAAAGGAGATAAGAAAGGAAGCACTGAAGCACCTTTCCTTAGCTTTTAGGGAATTGAAACAGCTCCTATCTCGGCTGCCACTTGCGGGTCATTTCCCCCGGTTAGGAACCTTTCTCAGCTAAAAGACCGTTCAACCGCAGCCCTGAGCGGGGTCCCAAATGGAGGGCCGCTGCCTTCTGACTTGCTTGTCTTTGTGTACTTTGGAGGCTGTGTTCTGCCAAAGGAAGTTCGCCATATTGTGGTTCTTTGTCAATGTCAATTACAAAAAATCTATGATTTTTTTGGAGGCAAATGAATATCATAGGAGACCAACTGGCAAGCTAATTTAATCCGTAAAAATAGATGTTGATGATAGCTTTCGCTATATCCAGAGCGAAGTTTTAATGATAAACACTTATTGCATCATGTGTCAAAACGTCAAACACTTATAATAATGACTTTCCCGTTAACGATGAAGTCTTAAGGTTGGCTGTTATTACTGACGTCAAGTTGGACAAGTTAGAGCACTGAAATGACAACCCGAATttccgagttccgagttgtcttgAACGCAGTAGGACACTGCAGCAGTCGTTTGGGAGACAGCCCACGTTCAGCCTGTGTTCCTTGATTAGCAGAcgcaccacaggtgtgcagcctcacccagccccagagtctaaTCAGCCTggctcgggccaggtgaggctgcttcaaccagccgtcaaccacacacactctagcTGTGTTTCGAAATCGGtccctactcactcactcacaattcCCTATataaacgagaattcggacactacgctgaacatttctaaacgtcatttgcgtcagtgaatgcgccgggtatttgtgtgacgcagacagatgcgcccacatcatgtaaacaaaccgggcactcacgaggaaagctggaggttgtattgatattgaatgttacatttccttgatacatttttttttaattcattttgaatgttaaatttgTCTATGTTAAAATCGAAATTAAATTGCTGACATTTCtcaacgaaagccggagactccatcattaaatgtatttgttttcgcggttattcatcttcttcttctcctccggaaaaacatgaccgcattgcattgtggtacaTGGgtgtaacatgtagggaacatcgtatgtacactcaaatttggggtattttaagtccactatatagtgcatgaaattaaccactgagaattcgaacaccactacaaaatggcgagcaccctacatagtgcactatatccgtgatggggaacgatttcgaacacagcttctgtgtgtgtggttgacggTTGTTAACGGATACGTCCTTTTCATCTAGATACAACCGAAATTCCACAGTGGAAGCTGCAGAATCGAGACAATGAAATAGAAATCGAGATgacttcatcctcctccccgGGGCCGGACTGTACCTCTAACTTGTCCGAGCGCTGCTTCTGTGAGGGGGAGTTCGAGGCGTTCTGGCTCTGGACCGCGACCGTGGGGCTGCCCGACACCAGCATCTGGTTGCTGGGGAGCATCTCGGTGGACATCAGGCCCATGCCGTGGCTCATGGGCGTCAGGTAGGGGCTGTAGCTCAGGCCGGGGCTCGGGCCCAGCCCCTGGGCCATGGAGAACGTGGGCTGTGGAGGGGAGCAGAGTGTCAGCGGCTGTCGGGTTTACTGCTGTCACCTCGGTCCAATAAGGGCTCTCCTGTTGAAGAGGTGCACAACCTCAACGGGACTCACCTGAATCCATAAAAGGTTcaataaaatgttaaaaaaaacaacaagggatTCATATTTTTTGTGATAGGTGGGGCAACCAGGGTCAGGAGGTCAAAGCCCTCCCCCGCAGT from the Gadus macrocephalus chromosome 20, ASM3116895v1 genome contains:
- the mbnl2 gene encoding muscleblind-like protein 2 isoform X6 encodes the protein MALNMSSIRDTKWLTLEVCRQFQRGTCSRSDEECKFAHPPKSCQVENGRVIACFDSLKGRCLRENCKYLHPPSHLKTQLEINGRNNLIQQKTAAAMLAQQMQFMIPGTSMQAMPTFSMAQGLGPSPGLSYSPYLTPMSHGMGLMSTEMLPSNQMLVSGSPTVAVQSQNASNSPSQKQRSDKLEVCREFQRGNCARGETDCRFAHPGDSPMIDTSDNTVTVCMDYIKSRCSREKCKYFHPPAHLQAKIKSGQQQVNQAAVVAQAAAVAAMAFPHSMLHTLPKRQALEKSNGASHLLNPSFLHYQQALANAHLQQPTYFPTVPMMYSAAPATVSAANAPTSSPYAAAAAANQIILK
- the mbnl2 gene encoding muscleblind-like protein 2 isoform X3, with product MALNMSSIRDTKWLTLEVCRQFQRGTCSRSDEECKFAHPPKSCQVENGRVIACFDSLKGRCLRENCKYLHPPSHLKTQLEINGRNNLIQQKTAAAMLAQQMQFMIPGTSMQAMPTFSMAQGLGPSPGLSYSPYLTPMSHGMGLMSTEMLPSNQMLVSGSPTVAVQSQNASNSPSQKQRSDKLEVCREFQRGNCARGETDCRFAHPGDSPMIDTSDNTVTVCMDYIKSRCSREKCKYFHPPAHLQAKIKSGQQQVNQAAVVAQAAAVAAMTQSTAKAMKRPLEATLDLAFPHSMLHTLPKRQALEKSNGASHLLNPSFLHYQQALANAHLQQPTYFPTVPMMYSAAPATVSAANAPTSSPYAAAAAANQIILK
- the mbnl2 gene encoding muscleblind-like protein 2 isoform X1, producing MALNMSSIRDTKWLTLEVCRQFQRGTCSRSDEECKFAHPPKSCQVENGRVIACFDSLKGRCLRENCKYLHPPSHLKTQLEINGRNNLIQQKTAAAMLAQQMQFMIPGTSMQAMPTFSMAQGLGPSPGLSYSPYLTPMSHGMGLMSTEMLPSNQMLVSGSPTVAVQSQNASNSPSQKQRSDKLEVCREFQRGNCARGETDCRFAHPGDSPMIDTSDNTVTVCMDYIKSRCSREKCKYFHPPAHLQAKIKSGQQQVNQAAVVAQAAAVAAMTQSTAKAMKRPLEATLDLAFPHSMLHTLPKRQALEKSNGASHLLNPSFLHYQQALANAHLQQPTYFPTGSVFCMAPATSVVPMMYSAAPATVSAANAPTSSPYAAAAAANQIILK
- the mbnl2 gene encoding muscleblind-like protein 2 isoform X2, translating into MALNMSSIRDTKWLTLEVCRQFQRGTCSRSDEECKFAHPPKSCQVENGRVIACFDSLKGRCLRENCKYLHPPSHLKTQLEINGRNNLIQQKTAAAMLAQQMQFMIPGTSMQAMPTFSMAQGLGPSPGLSYSPYLTPMSHGMGLMSTEMLPSNQMLVSGSPTVAVQSQNASNSPSQKQRSDKLEVCREFQRGNCARGETDCRFAHPGDSPMIDTSDNTVTVCMDYIKSRCSREKCKYFHPPAHLQAKIKSGQQQVNQAAVVAQAAAVAAMTQSTAKAMKRPLEATLDLAFPHSMLHTLPKRQALEKSNGASHLLNPSFLHYQQALANAHLQQPTYFPTGSVFCMAPATSVDHPQVTRWGRSECQAALEPLCKYHEHPAPSPQTAR
- the mbnl2 gene encoding muscleblind-like protein 2 isoform X4, which produces MALNMSSIRDTKWLTLEVCRQFQRGTCSRSDEECKFAHPPKSCQVENGRVIACFDSLKGRCLRENCKYLHPPSHLKTQLEINGRNNLIQQKTAAAMLAQQMQFMIPGTSMQAMPTFSMAQGLGPSPGLSYSPYLTPMSHGMGLMSTEMLPSNQMLVSGSPTVAVQSQNASNSPSQKQRSDKLEVCREFQRGNCARGETDCRFAHPGDSPMIDTSDNTVTVCMDYIKSRCSREKCKYFHPPAHLQAKIKSGQQQVNQAAVVAQAAAVAAMTQSTAKAMKRPLEATLDLAFPHSMLHTLPKRQALEKSNGASHLLNPSFLHYQQALANAHLQQPTYFPTDHPQVTRWGRSECQAALEPLCKYHEHPAPSPQTAR
- the mbnl2 gene encoding muscleblind-like protein 2 isoform X5, whose amino-acid sequence is MALNMSSIRDTKWLTLEVCRQFQRGTCSRSDEECKFAHPPKSCQVENGRVIACFDSLKGRCLRENCKYLHPPSHLKTQLEINGRNNLIQQKTAAAMLAQQMQFMIPGTSMQAMPTFSMAQGLGPSPGLSYSPYLTPMSHGMGLMSTEMLPSNQMLVSGSPTVAVQSQNASNSPSQKQRSDKLEVCREFQRGNCARGETDCRFAHPGDSPMIDTSDNTVTVCMDYIKSRCSREKCKYFHPPAHLQAKIKSGQQQVNQAAVVAQAAAVAAMAFPHSMLHTLPKRQALEKSNGASHLLNPSFLHYQQALANAHLQQPTYFPTGSVFCMAPATSVVPMMYSAAPATVSAANAPTSSPYAAAAAANQIILK